From Stenotrophomonas nitritireducens, the proteins below share one genomic window:
- a CDS encoding acetamidase/formamidase family protein, with translation MRTSLTLSSLLLSVLPLNALAADQWILATDLWGNSAQQTLNLDVQGTRVSGTLGGDPISGSLNGTQLKFTATGSDGQVYHYDGRIEGSRMQGRSDEPDTNNRRARAAHTFTAWRVPARADSAPRLHHFRPTDYSNTFSADRAPVLVIWPGDSVQTKTLDSGGVDEHGVTRALFGNPQVGPFFVAGAEPGDTLAITINALKLNRDYADSLDGIVSRLKTPRVATETAALGNPVRWQLDRVRGMARPQDASGAMKNFEIPIKPMLGGLAVAPGFGYPPFSTGDTGDFGGNMDFNAVAEGNTVYLQVQQPGALLYLGDGHALQGDGETTQWALETSLDVAVKVELIKKHTIATPRVESPTQIMTLGQAGSSDDALRLATSGMLQWLRQSYALDMSQATQVLGVAAQYNVVNLAGRSVGVAAKIDKAVLKSLPPADARTGN, from the coding sequence GTGCGCACTTCACTGACATTGTCTTCGCTGTTGTTGTCCGTACTCCCGCTCAATGCCCTCGCCGCCGATCAATGGATCCTGGCCACCGACCTGTGGGGCAACAGCGCCCAGCAGACCTTGAATCTGGACGTGCAAGGCACGCGTGTGAGCGGAACATTGGGCGGCGACCCGATAAGCGGCAGCTTGAACGGCACGCAGTTGAAGTTCACCGCAACCGGCAGCGATGGCCAGGTCTACCACTACGACGGCCGCATCGAAGGCAGCCGCATGCAGGGCCGCAGCGACGAGCCAGACACCAACAATCGCAGAGCGCGTGCGGCGCACACGTTCACCGCATGGCGGGTACCGGCACGGGCAGACAGCGCACCGCGCCTGCATCACTTCAGGCCCACCGACTACTCCAATACCTTCAGCGCTGATCGCGCACCGGTGCTGGTGATCTGGCCGGGCGATTCGGTGCAGACCAAGACGCTGGATTCGGGCGGCGTCGACGAGCATGGCGTCACCCGCGCCTTGTTCGGCAACCCGCAGGTCGGGCCGTTTTTCGTCGCCGGTGCCGAACCCGGCGATACCTTGGCGATCACGATCAACGCACTCAAGCTCAACCGCGATTACGCCGACAGCCTTGACGGCATCGTCAGCCGTTTGAAGACCCCGCGCGTCGCCACCGAAACCGCGGCGCTGGGCAATCCGGTGCGCTGGCAACTGGACCGCGTGCGCGGCATGGCGCGGCCGCAGGATGCGAGTGGTGCGATGAAGAACTTCGAAATCCCGATCAAGCCGATGCTCGGCGGGCTCGCCGTTGCCCCCGGTTTTGGTTACCCGCCGTTCTCCACCGGCGATACCGGCGACTTCGGCGGCAACATGGATTTCAACGCCGTGGCCGAGGGCAACACGGTGTACCTGCAGGTGCAGCAGCCCGGCGCGCTGCTCTATCTGGGCGATGGCCATGCCCTGCAGGGCGACGGCGAAACCACCCAATGGGCATTGGAAACCTCGCTGGATGTAGCGGTGAAAGTTGAACTGATCAAGAAGCACACCATCGCCACGCCACGGGTGGAATCGCCCACGCAGATTATGACTTTGGGGCAAGCCGGCTCCAGCGATGACGCGCTGCGCCTGGCCACCTCCGGCATGCTGCAGTGGCTGCGCCAGTCCTATGCCTTGGATATGTCGCAGGCCACCCAGGTGCTCGGCGTGGCCGCGCAGTACAACGTGGTCAATCTCGCAGGCCGCAGCGTGGGCGTAGCGGCAAAGATCGACAAGGCAGTGTTGAAGAGCTTGCCGCCCGCAGATGCAAGGACCGGCAACTGA
- a CDS encoding M1 family metallopeptidase, protein MRSSFLMLPLAVALVAGCAKEPAAPTVDPVAQKPAAAVNTVSRSHDESSYAEPDKVVIKDLALDLKVDFDAKQIGGTATYTLEWKDKAAKQLLLDTRELSVEKVEALAADGTATPLQFELAPADKVFGSKLSIETPDQPTSVRITYHTAPTASGLQWLDPAMTEGKKLPFMFSQSQAIHARSWVPLQDTPSVRFTYSAHVSSRPDVMVLMSADNDPKAARDGDYAFKMPQPIPSYLLAIAAGDLVFEPISERSGVWAEPAMVTKAAKEFEDTEKMIGAAENLYGEYRWGRYDMLVLPPSFPFGGMENPRLTFATPTVIVGDKSLVSLVAHELAHSWSGNLVTNASWKDIWLNEGFTTYVQGRITEALYGTEMAEMEREIDQTDLLNEVKDMSPADQALALPPLNERDPDEALSQVAYVKGAWFLQFLEQRFGRAVFDPFLRGWFDDHAFQSANTDQFVEYMKKNLLPKNPSAVTDAELKAWLEEPGIPAFASKARSRNFAVVDTARIAFLGSSALPSNQVTREWNTQEWVRFIDGLGATQPIEKLAALDKGYHFTGTPNGEIAMRWYPLAIRSGYTDAQAAAGEFIQRVGRRKLVLPIYAELLKTPEGLAFAKEVFAKAKPGYHPITTASVEDMIAKAEAAPKQEAAPKQ, encoded by the coding sequence ATGCGTTCTTCGTTCCTGATGCTGCCCCTGGCCGTGGCGCTTGTCGCCGGCTGTGCCAAGGAGCCTGCAGCTCCCACCGTCGACCCCGTCGCCCAGAAGCCCGCCGCCGCCGTGAATACCGTCAGCCGCAGCCACGATGAAAGCTCCTACGCAGAACCCGACAAGGTCGTCATCAAGGACTTGGCGCTGGATCTGAAGGTTGATTTCGACGCCAAGCAGATCGGCGGTACCGCCACCTACACGCTGGAGTGGAAGGACAAGGCAGCCAAGCAGCTGCTGCTTGATACCCGCGAGCTGAGCGTTGAAAAGGTCGAGGCGCTGGCCGCCGATGGCACCGCCACCCCGCTGCAGTTCGAACTCGCGCCGGCCGACAAGGTGTTCGGCAGCAAGCTGAGCATCGAAACCCCGGACCAGCCGACCTCGGTGCGCATCACCTACCACACCGCGCCGACCGCCTCCGGCCTGCAGTGGCTGGACCCGGCCATGACCGAGGGCAAGAAGCTGCCCTTCATGTTCAGCCAGTCGCAGGCCATCCACGCCCGTTCGTGGGTGCCGCTGCAGGACACTCCGAGCGTCCGCTTTACCTATAGCGCGCACGTCAGCAGCCGCCCGGACGTGATGGTGCTGATGAGCGCCGACAACGATCCCAAGGCCGCACGTGATGGCGATTACGCCTTCAAGATGCCGCAGCCGATCCCGTCCTACCTGCTGGCCATCGCCGCCGGTGACCTGGTGTTCGAGCCGATCTCCGAGCGTTCCGGCGTGTGGGCCGAGCCGGCCATGGTCACCAAGGCCGCCAAGGAGTTCGAAGACACCGAGAAGATGATTGGTGCCGCCGAGAACCTGTACGGCGAATACCGTTGGGGCCGTTACGACATGCTGGTGCTGCCGCCGTCGTTCCCGTTCGGCGGCATGGAAAACCCGCGCCTGACCTTCGCCACCCCGACCGTGATCGTGGGCGACAAGTCGCTGGTGTCGCTGGTCGCGCACGAACTGGCCCACAGCTGGTCCGGCAACCTGGTGACCAACGCCAGCTGGAAGGACATCTGGCTCAACGAAGGTTTCACCACCTACGTGCAGGGCCGCATCACCGAGGCGCTGTATGGCACGGAGATGGCCGAGATGGAGCGCGAGATCGACCAGACCGATCTGCTCAACGAAGTGAAGGACATGAGCCCGGCCGACCAGGCACTGGCCCTGCCGCCGTTGAACGAGCGTGACCCGGACGAAGCGCTGAGCCAGGTGGCTTACGTCAAGGGCGCGTGGTTCCTGCAGTTCCTGGAGCAGCGTTTTGGTCGTGCGGTGTTTGATCCGTTCCTGCGTGGCTGGTTCGACGACCATGCGTTCCAGAGCGCCAATACCGACCAGTTCGTCGAGTACATGAAGAAGAACCTGCTGCCGAAGAACCCTTCGGCGGTGACCGATGCCGAGCTGAAGGCATGGCTGGAAGAGCCGGGTATTCCGGCATTCGCCAGCAAGGCGCGTTCGCGCAACTTCGCCGTGGTGGACACTGCGCGCATTGCCTTCCTGGGCAGCAGCGCGCTGCCGAGCAACCAGGTAACGCGTGAGTGGAACACTCAGGAATGGGTGCGCTTCATTGACGGCCTGGGCGCCACCCAGCCGATCGAGAAGCTGGCGGCGCTGGACAAGGGTTACCACTTCACCGGTACGCCGAACGGCGAAATCGCGATGCGTTGGTACCCGCTGGCCATCCGCAGCGGCTACACCGATGCGCAGGCCGCAGCCGGTGAGTTCATCCAGCGCGTGGGCCGCCGCAAGCTGGTGCTGCCGATCTATGCCGAGCTGCTGAAGACGCCGGAAGGCCTGGCCTTCGCCAAGGAAGTGTTTGCCAAGGCCAAGCCGGGCTATCACCCGATCACCACCGCCTCGGTGGAAGACATGATCGCCAAGGCCGAAGCCGCACCGAAGCAGGAAGCTGCGCCGAAGCAGTAA
- the ubiE gene encoding bifunctional demethylmenaquinone methyltransferase/2-methoxy-6-polyprenyl-1,4-benzoquinol methylase UbiE, protein MSESPYKTGTTHFGFRDVPAKDKQKLVGQVFTSVADNYDVMNDLMSLGIHRLWKRYFVATAQVKPGDRVLDLAGGTGDIAVLLKERIGSEGSVVLGDINAGMLSVGRDRLTNRGQVAGFEWVQLNAEALPFPDQSFDLVTISFGLRNVTDKEAALREMYRVLKVGGQARVLEFSEVTVDWFKPIYDFHSFKVLPKLGKLFARGDADSYQYLAESIRKHPPQEELKAMMSEAGFGRCHYKNLSAGIVSIHSGYKL, encoded by the coding sequence ATGAGCGAATCCCCCTACAAGACCGGCACCACCCACTTCGGCTTCCGCGATGTACCGGCCAAGGACAAGCAGAAGCTTGTCGGCCAGGTGTTCACTTCCGTGGCCGACAACTACGATGTGATGAACGACCTGATGAGCCTGGGTATTCACCGGCTGTGGAAGCGCTACTTCGTAGCCACCGCGCAGGTGAAGCCGGGTGACCGGGTGCTGGATCTGGCCGGCGGGACCGGCGATATTGCCGTGCTGCTGAAGGAGCGCATCGGCAGCGAAGGCAGCGTGGTATTGGGTGACATCAACGCCGGCATGCTGTCGGTGGGCCGTGACCGGCTGACCAACCGTGGCCAGGTAGCGGGCTTCGAGTGGGTACAGCTCAACGCCGAGGCGCTGCCGTTCCCGGACCAGAGCTTCGATCTGGTGACCATTTCCTTCGGCCTGCGCAATGTCACCGACAAGGAAGCGGCGCTGCGCGAGATGTACCGCGTACTGAAGGTGGGCGGGCAGGCGCGCGTGCTGGAGTTCTCGGAAGTGACCGTGGACTGGTTCAAGCCGATTTACGACTTCCATTCGTTCAAGGTGCTGCCGAAGCTGGGCAAGCTGTTCGCGCGCGGCGATGCCGACAGCTACCAGTACCTGGCCGAGAGCATCCGCAAGCATCCGCCGCAGGAAGAACTGAAGGCGATGATGAGCGAGGCCGGTTTTGGCCGTTGCCATTACAAGAACCTGAGCGCGGGCATTGTTTCCATCCATTCCGGTTACAAGCTTTGA
- a CDS encoding nucleoside deaminase: MITTPDYRALLETAIAEARQGLAEGGIPIGAALYHNDGRLLGCGHNRRIQEDDPSIHGETDAFRKAGRQRGYRNTIMVTTLAPCWYCSGLVRQFNIGTVVVGESVSFAGGIGWLRENGINVIDLNDAGCIEMMGRYIAENPDIWNEDIGE, encoded by the coding sequence ATGATCACTACCCCGGACTACCGCGCCCTGCTTGAAACCGCCATTGCCGAGGCCCGCCAGGGCCTGGCCGAAGGCGGCATCCCGATCGGCGCCGCCCTGTACCACAATGATGGCCGACTGCTCGGCTGCGGCCACAACCGCCGCATCCAGGAGGATGACCCCTCCATCCACGGCGAAACCGACGCCTTCCGCAAGGCCGGCCGTCAGCGCGGCTACCGCAATACCATCATGGTCACCACCCTGGCCCCGTGCTGGTACTGCAGCGGGCTGGTGCGGCAGTTCAATATCGGCACCGTGGTGGTCGGCGAATCGGTCAGTTTTGCCGGGGGCATTGGCTGGCTCAGGGAAAACGGGATCAATGTGATTGACCTGAACGATGCCGGCTGTATCGAGATGATGGGCCGGTATATCGCCGAGAACCCTGACATATGGAATGAAGATATCGGGGAATAA